The following nucleotide sequence is from Glycine max cultivar Williams 82 chromosome 9, Glycine_max_v4.0, whole genome shotgun sequence.
TTTACACTTGCCTGTGTTCAACAGCCAGTTCTCCAAATACAGCCGTCGTTGTGaaccatttttaattaatgcaaTCACTCACCAGTTGAATTTTTCCATtcctctcttttatttatttagcctATATTATAGTAATTTATTAAGAAGACAAAGGTATATAGAAATTTAAAAGAACACAGATTTTATGCAAAGAACTCTTTAGCACGTTACTAATAATTGCATATGACAAGATTATTAGAAGACAATATTAATAGAGAGAAATAATTACAGAAGAAGAGATAATAAAAGagatgagttttattttttaagaaataaaaataatattaataattaagagaaaataataaaatagaaaaattattgaGGGCTGCTTAGGACTCTTAAGAAGAGCATGCACATGTTAATTAACTCACACACATAATAAGGTATgaaatggagaatgaagaaacGGTCGTTGAGAAACGCAAAGGAAGGAAGAGTCCCATTTGGCAGGCCACCGAACACGCATTGTCTCATATAAAATAGCACAAGatggagaagaaggaaaaaaattaaggaacatTGCTACAAAAACAACAcattctatatataaaaaaacacacaattCCGATAACATTATTCCCAGCCATCGCAAGCTGCATTTGGGGATGGTAATGGGACAACAGAAAATCGCCCTCGCCCCTCCCTCTTCGTCCTTCCGCCTCCGCAGCCGCAGCCTCAACTCCCTCCGCCTCCGCCGCATCTTCGACATGTTCGACAAGAACGGCGACGGCACCATCACCGTCACGGAGATCAGCCAGGCGCTGAGCCTCCTCGGCCTGGACGCCGACGTGGCGGAGCTGGAGTCCATGACGAAACTCTACATAAGACCCGGCAACGAGGGACTCACGTACGAGGATTTCATGGCGCTGCACGAGTCGCTGGGTGAGACCTACTTTGGGTTGGTCCAGGACGAGGAGGAGCAGCAGCAGGATTCGGATCTGTGGGAGGCGTTTAAGGTTTTCGACGAGAACGGCGACGGTTACATCTCCGCCAAGGAGTTGCAGATGGTGCTGGGGAAACTTGGCTTGGTTGAAGGAAATTTGATGGACAATGTTCATAGGATGATTGGATCTGTCGACACCAACCACGATGGTCGTGTTGATTTCGATGAGTTTAAGGAAATGATGCGCGCCACTATTGTCCCGGCCAGTGCTTGATTCACTACCGG
It contains:
- the LOC100807117 gene encoding calcium-binding protein CAST, encoding MVMGQQKIALAPPSSSFRLRSRSLNSLRLRRIFDMFDKNGDGTITVTEISQALSLLGLDADVAELESMTKLYIRPGNEGLTYEDFMALHESLGETYFGLVQDEEEQQQDSDLWEAFKVFDENGDGYISAKELQMVLGKLGLVEGNLMDNVHRMIGSVDTNHDGRVDFDEFKEMMRATIVPASA